The Lycium ferocissimum isolate CSIRO_LF1 chromosome 10, AGI_CSIRO_Lferr_CH_V1, whole genome shotgun sequence genome window below encodes:
- the LOC132034269 gene encoding protein MET1, chloroplastic: protein MATNTSYTSFCSLLKLNQTKQNPSSSSLFKVNQVRNQLCFSISTSSHHLGRASILVVKASETEAAKAKGGKEGEEEEVKYEEYEVEIVQPYGLKFTKGRDGGTYIDAIAPGGSADKTGKFTVGDKVLATSAVFGEEIWPAAEYGRTMYTIRQRIGPLLMKMQKRYGKVEEAGELTEKEIIRAERNAGFISDRVREIQLTNARRKKEQKEQRERDLREGLQLSKNAKYEEALEKFESVLGSRPTGNEAAVASYNVACCYSKLNQLQAGLSALEDAMEAGFEDFKRIRTDPDLANLRTSEDFETLMKKYDESFINENAINAIKSLFGFNKK, encoded by the exons ATGGCTACTAACACTAGCTACACCTCATTCTGTTCTTTGCTTAAGCTCAATCAAACGAAGCAAAacccatcttcttcttctttgtttaagGTTAATCAAGTCAGGAATCAGCTATGTTTTAGCATTTCAACAAGTAGCCACCATTTAGGAAGAGCTTCAATCTTGGTGGTTAAAGCTTCAGAAACAGAGGCAGCAAAAGCAAAGGGGGGAAAAGaaggggaagaagaagaagtgaagTATGAAGAGTATGAAGTAGAGATTGTGCAGCCTTATGGACTGAAATTTACCAAAGGCAGAGATGGGGGTACTTACATTGATGCCATTGCTCCTGGAGGTTCTGCTGATAAGACTGGCAAATTCACTGTTGGAGATAAAGTCCTTGCCACCAG TGCAGTGTTTGGAGAAGAAATATGGCCTGCTGCTGAATATGGAAGAACAATGTACACTATCAGACAGAGAATTGGACCCTTGCTCATGAAGATGCAAAAGAGATATG GGAAGGTGGAAGAAGCAGGTGAATTGACAGAAAAGGAAATTATCAGAGCAGAGAGGAATGCTGGTTTCATTAGTGATAGAGTTAGGGAAATTCAA TTGACAAATGCTCGgaggaagaaagaacaaaaagagcAAAGAGAAAGGGATCTTCGTGAAGGACTCCAACTTTCTAA GAATGCCAAATACGAAGAAGCACTAGAAAAGTTTGAGTCTGTGTTAGGATCAAGACCAACTGGAAATGAAGCTGCTGTGGCAAGTTACAATGTTGCCTGTTGTTATTCCAAGCTTAATCAG CTTCAAGCCGGCTTATCTGCCTTGGAGGATGCAATGGAAGCAGGATTTGAAGATTTTAAG AGAATCAGGACAGACCCCGATCTTGCCAATCTAAGGACGTCTGAGGATTTTGAGACTCTCATGAAAAAGTATGATGAATCGTTCATCAATGAGAATGCCATCAATGCGATTAAGTCCCTGTTTGGCTTCAACAAGAAATAG